In the Lysinibacillus sp. PLM2 genome, one interval contains:
- a CDS encoding hypothetical protein (frameshifted, deletion at around 1669882): MDFIQEKQNVLLIGSPGTGKTHIAIGLGIEACLAGYKVFFTTVSSLVNQLKESRSERTLRSFELKFEKYDLVIIDELGYISFDKEGAELLFTHLSLRAGRASTIVTSNLSFDRWEEIFHDPVLTAALTDRLTHRAYMIDMVGPSYRILDTKEWLENSSV; the protein is encoded by the coding sequence TTGGACTTTATTCAAGAAAAACAAAACGTCTTATTAATTGGCTCACCTGGAACAGGTAAAACCCATATAGCAATAGGTTTAGGAATTGAAGCTTGTTTGGCAGGATATAAAGTATTTTTTACAACGGTATCATCTCTAGTAAACCAGTTAAAAGAGAGCCGTTCTGAAAGAACGTTACGCTCATTTGAACTGAAGTTTGAAAAATATGATTTAGTAATCATTGATGAATTAGGTTATATCTCCTTTGATAAAGAAGGAGCCGAGTTATTATTTACTCATCTTTCCCTTAGGGCGGGACGAGCATCCACCATCGTTACAAGTAATTTATCATTTGATCGGTGGGAAGAAATATTTCATGATCCAGTTTTAACAGCAGCTCTAACAGATCGATTAACACATCGAGCTTATATGATAGACATGGTTGGACCATCTTATCGAATATTAGATACAAAAGAATGGCTAGAGAATAGTTCGGTTTAA
- a CDS encoding copper chaperone CopZ, with protein sequence MQNVTLNVMGMSCGHCVNAVQKSVGVLEGVNQVNVKLDEALVEVEFNESQVTLDKIKETIEDQGYDVK encoded by the coding sequence ATGCAAAATGTAACTTTAAACGTAATGGGAATGTCATGTGGACATTGTGTCAATGCAGTCCAAAAAAGTGTTGGAGTACTAGAAGGCGTTAATCAAGTAAACGTAAAATTAGACGAAGCACTAGTAGAAGTAGAATTTAATGAATCACAAGTAACACTTGATAAAATAAAAGAAACAATTGAAGATCAAGGATACGATGTTAAATAA
- a CDS encoding copper-translocating P-type ATPase, translating to MSKEVKETSIQISGMTCAACATRIEKGLNKMEGVEQATVNLALEKSSIKYDSSKLSETDFEKKIEALGYGVVKQKAEFDITGMTCAACATRIEKGLNKIEGVSFANVNFALEKATLEFNPSEVTISDIIAKVENLGYGAHQKQEDKEQVDYREKHIKDQQRKFIFSAILSLPLLWTMVGHFTFTSFLYVPDLLMNPWIQMILATPVQFIIGKQFYVGAYKALRNGSANMDVLVVMGTSAAYFYSVYQAIVTTRSVHMPQLYFETSAVLITLILLGKLFEAKAKGRSSEAIKKLMGLQAKTAIVLRNGVEKEVPLEEVVIDDIIFVKPGEKIPVDGEVIEGTTAVDESMLTGESLPVDKTAGDVLYGSTINKNGFIKMKATKVGRDTALAQIIKVVEDAQGSKAPIQRLADTISGIFVPIVIGIAVISFLVWILWVNPGNFTQALEVLIAILVIACPCALGLATPTSIMAGSGRAAEFGILFKGGEHLEQTQAIDTVVVDKTGTVTHGKPVLTNVLLATGQDENTFLSLIGAAEKQSEHPLAQAIVEGIQEKGVELGNVQYFEAIPGYGVQATVSGQGVIIGTRKLMQQYGIEIQSILAAMEELERNGKTAMLAAINGQYAGIVAVADTIKETSKEAVRRLREMDIQVIMITGDNERTAQAIGKEVGVDAIIAEVLPEGKADEVKKLQNQGKKVAMVGDGINDAPALATANIGMAIGTGTDVAMEAADITLIRGDLNSIADAILMSRKTMLNIKQNLFWAFAYNTVGIPIAAVGLLAPWVAGAAMAFSSVSVVLNALRLQRVKLNK from the coding sequence ATGAGTAAAGAAGTAAAAGAAACAAGTATACAAATTTCAGGTATGACCTGTGCAGCTTGTGCGACACGTATAGAAAAAGGATTAAATAAAATGGAAGGTGTCGAGCAAGCGACTGTCAACCTAGCACTAGAAAAGTCATCGATTAAATATGATTCGTCAAAACTGAGTGAAACCGATTTTGAAAAGAAAATTGAGGCACTTGGCTACGGTGTTGTTAAACAGAAAGCTGAATTTGATATTACAGGGATGACTTGTGCTGCCTGTGCTACACGGATTGAAAAAGGGTTAAATAAAATTGAAGGTGTTTCATTTGCAAATGTCAATTTTGCACTTGAAAAAGCAACACTCGAATTTAATCCCTCAGAAGTAACTATTTCAGACATTATTGCAAAAGTAGAGAATTTAGGTTACGGTGCACATCAAAAGCAAGAGGATAAAGAACAAGTTGATTACCGAGAAAAGCACATTAAAGATCAACAACGTAAGTTCATTTTTTCTGCTATTTTGTCGTTACCATTATTATGGACGATGGTTGGACACTTTACATTTACATCGTTCTTATATGTACCCGATCTCTTAATGAATCCATGGATACAAATGATTTTAGCAACACCAGTACAATTTATTATTGGAAAACAATTTTATGTAGGTGCATATAAAGCACTTCGAAATGGTAGTGCAAATATGGATGTACTTGTTGTCATGGGTACTTCAGCAGCATATTTCTATAGTGTTTACCAAGCAATTGTTACTACCCGTTCTGTACACATGCCTCAGCTATACTTCGAAACAAGTGCCGTATTGATTACATTAATTCTATTAGGTAAATTATTTGAAGCAAAGGCAAAAGGTCGTTCATCTGAGGCCATAAAAAAATTAATGGGGCTACAAGCTAAAACTGCAATTGTTTTACGAAATGGAGTTGAAAAAGAAGTTCCATTAGAGGAAGTAGTTATTGATGACATCATATTTGTAAAACCAGGTGAGAAAATTCCAGTTGATGGTGAGGTAATAGAAGGCACAACAGCAGTTGATGAATCGATGTTAACAGGTGAAAGTTTACCAGTAGATAAAACAGCGGGGGATGTTTTATATGGCTCAACAATTAATAAAAATGGTTTCATTAAAATGAAGGCAACAAAAGTTGGACGTGATACTGCACTAGCCCAAATCATTAAGGTTGTGGAAGATGCACAAGGATCAAAAGCTCCTATTCAACGTTTGGCTGATACAATTTCTGGTATTTTTGTCCCAATAGTAATAGGAATAGCAGTTATCTCATTTCTAGTATGGATTTTGTGGGTAAATCCAGGTAACTTTACTCAGGCACTTGAGGTCTTAATTGCAATTCTTGTTATTGCATGTCCATGTGCACTTGGGTTAGCAACACCGACTTCAATAATGGCTGGTTCAGGTCGTGCTGCAGAGTTCGGTATTTTATTTAAAGGTGGAGAGCACTTAGAGCAAACTCAAGCTATTGACACAGTAGTAGTTGATAAAACAGGTACTGTAACACACGGTAAACCTGTTTTAACAAATGTTTTATTAGCAACTGGTCAAGACGAAAACACGTTCTTATCACTTATTGGTGCGGCAGAAAAACAATCTGAACACCCATTAGCACAGGCAATAGTTGAAGGTATTCAAGAAAAAGGCGTCGAGCTTGGCAATGTCCAATATTTCGAAGCGATTCCTGGTTATGGTGTTCAAGCAACTGTTTCAGGTCAAGGTGTGATTATTGGTACACGAAAACTAATGCAACAATATGGTATTGAGATTCAATCAATTCTTGCTGCGATGGAAGAGTTAGAAAGAAACGGCAAAACTGCTATGTTAGCTGCAATTAATGGACAATATGCTGGGATTGTTGCTGTAGCAGATACAATTAAAGAAACATCTAAAGAGGCAGTTCGTCGTTTACGAGAAATGGATATTCAAGTTATTATGATAACTGGTGATAACGAGCGAACTGCACAAGCGATTGGGAAAGAGGTAGGCGTTGACGCGATAATTGCAGAAGTACTTCCGGAAGGTAAAGCGGATGAAGTGAAAAAATTACAAAATCAAGGTAAAAAAGTGGCAATGGTCGGAGATGGTATTAATGACGCACCAGCATTAGCAACAGCTAATATAGGTATGGCAATTGGTACTGGTACAGATGTAGCGATGGAAGCGGCGGATATTACATTAATTCGAGGAGACTTAAACAGCATTGCAGATGCAATTCTAATGAGTCGTAAAACAATGCTAAATATTAAACAAAATCTATTCTGGGCATTTGCCTATAACACAGTGGGTATTCCAATTGCCGCAGTTGGATTACTTGCACCATGGGTAGCAGGAGCTGCGATGGCATTTAGTTCGGTTTCGGTTGTATTAAACGCTTTACGTTTACAAAGAGTGAAACTGAATAAATAA
- a CDS encoding cytochrome C biogenesis protein CcdA yields the protein MSFISPCSLPLYPAFLSYVTGMSFNELKEEKGIFQKRALIHTILFLIGFSIIFLALGLSTSIIGQIFIQYQDLLRQIGALFMVIFGLVILGFFKFDFLSSEKRIQFKKRPKGYIGSVLIGIGFAAGWTPCTGPILAGVIALGISNPSQGIIYMLFYVLGFSIPFLVMSLFIGRMKFLQKRSDLFMKIGGIIMIMMGVLLYFDLMTMIITFLIPYFGGFTGF from the coding sequence TTGTCGTTTATTTCACCATGTTCTCTTCCGTTATATCCCGCATTTCTTTCTTATGTTACTGGAATGTCCTTTAATGAATTGAAAGAAGAGAAAGGAATATTTCAAAAGAGAGCACTAATTCATACGATATTATTTTTAATTGGATTTTCGATAATCTTTTTGGCTTTAGGACTTTCAACTTCCATAATTGGACAAATCTTCATACAGTATCAAGATTTACTAAGACAAATTGGTGCACTATTTATGGTTATCTTTGGTTTAGTAATTCTTGGTTTCTTCAAATTTGATTTTTTAAGTTCCGAAAAAAGAATCCAGTTTAAGAAAAGACCTAAAGGATATATTGGTTCTGTTTTGATTGGAATAGGTTTTGCAGCTGGGTGGACTCCCTGTACAGGTCCAATCCTTGCAGGTGTCATTGCGTTAGGAATTTCAAATCCAAGTCAGGGAATTATCTATATGTTATTTTATGTACTTGGTTTTTCTATTCCATTCCTAGTAATGTCTCTATTTATTGGGAGAATGAAATTTCTTCAAAAAAGAAGCGACCTATTTATGAAAATAGGTGGGATTATAATGATTATGATGGGTGTCCTATTATACTTTGATTTAATGACAATGATTATTACGTTCTTAATACCATACTTCGGTGGATTTACAGGATTTTAA
- the resA_2 gene encoding thiol-disulfide oxidoreductase ResA: protein MDKKKRRRVVRFVILLLLFSAIIFTIYTSLTKEKAEVLQVGDVAPDFVLIDMNGVEHRLSNYRGQGVFLNFWGTWCKPCEREFPIINRYYQVYKTEGLQVLAVNIAESDFVVQNYIDRKGLTFPVLIDKSKSVMGTYNINPLPTTVLINPEGKIENIITGEMSETAIRSYMEQILPSKN from the coding sequence ATGGATAAAAAAAAGAGACGTAGAGTAGTAAGATTTGTTATTCTACTATTATTATTTTCTGCAATAATATTTACTATTTATACAAGTTTAACGAAAGAAAAAGCTGAAGTTTTACAAGTAGGTGATGTTGCTCCGGATTTCGTACTTATAGATATGAATGGTGTAGAACACAGGTTATCTAATTATAGGGGACAAGGGGTCTTTTTAAACTTTTGGGGTACTTGGTGCAAACCTTGTGAAAGAGAGTTTCCTATAATTAATCGTTATTACCAAGTATATAAAACAGAAGGTCTTCAGGTTTTAGCAGTAAATATTGCTGAATCGGATTTTGTAGTTCAAAATTACATTGATCGTAAAGGATTAACATTCCCTGTATTAATCGATAAAAGTAAAAGCGTAATGGGTACATATAATATTAATCCTTTACCAACAACAGTTCTTATTAATCCGGAAGGAAAAATAGAGAATATTATTACTGGGGAAATGAGTGAAACGGCTATACGCAGTTATATGGAACAGATATTGCCAAGTAAAAATTAA
- a CDS encoding two-component sensor histidine kinase has translation MNKVSIKLATCFFIVVLVMECFLMVYLHRKIIHTRVEEEFSLLLSNGANHRDVLVENYSDTTIKHIVLMEMNEEREVVITDNRGNIIGNSGTNSNFLEVYNPLIKGLEEGKDRILISDWENSPYIVSIHPYKVSEIEFGHVVMFQSTNSLNQMVSYLNVHFAIAGVTSFVVLLLIYAVLSKVITRPLIRMKEATEKLSKGEFNVSLPKLGKDELGELSFSIQKLANDLERLKKDRNEFLASVSHELSTPLTYLIGYSNVAMRDGLGNEERKQYLEIIGEESNKMKELVKNLLDLARMDENSFTVTKTNFDSQPFLEDICKLVAPSFELKNIKLNLKTNGNFTIFADSIRLGQIIVNLLDNALKYSKENTEVLLEAYKNGDKTVVKVIDSGIGIPSEELDFIFEKLYRVEKSRSRVYGGSGIGLAVVKELVEAHGGTISVESNLGIGSTFTIII, from the coding sequence ATGAACAAAGTTTCTATAAAACTGGCTACATGCTTTTTTATTGTAGTGCTTGTCATGGAATGCTTTCTTATGGTTTATCTTCATCGAAAAATTATCCATACCAGAGTTGAAGAAGAGTTTTCCTTATTATTATCGAATGGTGCAAACCACAGAGATGTATTAGTTGAGAATTATTCTGATACTACAATAAAACATATTGTACTGATGGAAATGAATGAGGAGAGAGAAGTTGTCATTACCGATAATAGAGGTAACATTATAGGAAATTCTGGGACAAACAGCAACTTTTTAGAAGTATACAATCCATTAATAAAAGGTTTAGAAGAAGGTAAGGATAGGATATTAATCTCCGATTGGGAAAACTCGCCTTATATAGTTAGTATTCATCCCTATAAAGTTAGTGAAATTGAGTTTGGTCATGTTGTGATGTTTCAAAGTACAAACTCACTTAATCAAATGGTTAGCTACTTGAATGTTCACTTCGCAATAGCGGGAGTAACCAGTTTTGTAGTGCTTTTACTAATTTACGCTGTATTATCAAAAGTGATCACAAGACCATTAATACGGATGAAAGAGGCAACGGAAAAATTAAGTAAAGGTGAATTTAATGTTAGCCTTCCTAAATTAGGGAAAGACGAACTTGGTGAATTGTCTTTTTCTATTCAAAAACTGGCCAATGATTTGGAGAGACTAAAAAAAGATCGGAATGAATTTCTTGCTTCGGTTTCACACGAATTAAGTACACCTTTAACTTATTTAATTGGCTACTCTAATGTTGCAATGAGAGATGGATTGGGTAACGAGGAAAGAAAACAATATCTTGAAATTATTGGTGAAGAATCAAACAAGATGAAAGAGTTAGTTAAGAATTTATTAGATCTTGCAAGAATGGATGAAAACTCTTTTACGGTAACAAAAACCAATTTTGATTCACAACCATTCCTTGAGGATATTTGTAAACTTGTTGCACCATCTTTTGAATTGAAAAACATTAAACTAAACTTGAAAACTAATGGAAATTTTACAATATTTGCTGACTCAATTCGCTTAGGGCAAATAATTGTAAATTTATTAGATAATGCATTGAAATATTCTAAAGAAAATACGGAAGTACTATTAGAAGCTTATAAAAATGGAGATAAAACTGTTGTTAAGGTCATTGATTCTGGAATCGGTATTCCCTCGGAAGAATTAGATTTTATCTTTGAGAAATTATACCGTGTTGAAAAATCACGATCGCGAGTATATGGTGGTTCAGGAATTGGATTAGCTGTTGTTAAAGAGTTAGTCGAAGCACATGGCGGTACTATTAGTGTGGAAAGTAATTTAGGAATTGGTAGTACATTTACCATTATTATTTAA
- a CDS encoding DNA-binding response regulator, which translates to MPKTQTILLVDDEQRMLDLVELFLIPHGYKCIKVTSGSEAIKIIEREKVQLILLDVMMPEMNGWEVCEQIREFTNVPIIMLTARSDKEDLVKGLNIGADDYISKPFNEKELVARVNAVLRRFPDDEEEQNMIKFNDFYLDQETYALHYLDLTVQLTLKEFNLLKAMISRPTKTFTREELMSAAWEYETDTDIRTIDSHIRNLRDKLGKAGLPTNDFLKTVWGIGYKWS; encoded by the coding sequence ATGCCCAAAACGCAAACCATTCTTTTGGTTGATGATGAGCAAAGAATGTTAGATTTAGTTGAATTATTTCTTATTCCACATGGATATAAGTGCATCAAAGTTACGAGTGGTAGTGAAGCAATAAAAATAATAGAGAGAGAAAAAGTTCAACTTATCCTATTAGATGTCATGATGCCTGAAATGAACGGATGGGAAGTATGTGAACAAATCCGTGAATTCACAAATGTTCCAATCATCATGTTGACTGCTAGATCAGATAAGGAAGACTTAGTTAAAGGTTTAAATATTGGTGCTGATGACTATATTTCAAAGCCGTTTAATGAAAAGGAGTTAGTCGCTAGAGTAAATGCGGTACTTAGAAGATTCCCAGATGATGAAGAGGAACAAAATATGATTAAGTTTAATGATTTTTATTTGGATCAAGAAACATACGCATTACATTACTTGGATTTAACTGTTCAACTGACACTTAAAGAATTCAATCTATTAAAAGCTATGATTTCAAGACCGACAAAAACGTTTACAAGAGAGGAATTAATGAGCGCTGCTTGGGAATATGAAACAGATACGGATATAAGAACAATAGACTCCCATATCCGTAATTTGAGAGATAAACTCGGAAAAGCAGGGTTACCAACTAATGATTTCCTTAAAACCGTTTGGGGAATTGGATATAAGTGGAGTTAA
- the ccdA_1 gene encoding cytochrome c biosynthesis protein codes for MYSFLSDISRMIIEPISVFLNSYEHSPIVVVMLLGLIGAFAPCQLTGNISAITFYGNRTIQKGEIWTEIAFFIFGKVVVFSLIGWLAWIFGQAFESELTKYFVIFRKAIGPLLIITGLVLLGLFKMKFLGQITDRIPVRMKEGKLGSFLLGASFSLAFCPTMFVLFFVWLMPTVVTTSYGFALPAVFGLATSIPLLLIFALLEAFDTKRAIMKNSRNIGKLVQKTAGVILIIIGLFDTLTYWGI; via the coding sequence ATGTATAGTTTTCTATCAGACATAAGTAGAATGATTATCGAACCAATTTCAGTATTCCTGAATTCCTATGAACATTCCCCGATTGTTGTTGTAATGTTGCTTGGATTAATTGGCGCATTTGCACCCTGTCAATTAACCGGAAATATTAGTGCCATTACGTTTTATGGAAATAGAACGATCCAAAAAGGGGAAATTTGGACTGAAATTGCATTCTTTATATTTGGAAAAGTAGTTGTCTTCAGTTTAATAGGTTGGCTTGCTTGGATTTTTGGACAGGCATTTGAATCAGAGTTGACAAAGTACTTTGTAATATTCAGAAAAGCAATCGGCCCATTATTAATCATAACGGGTTTAGTACTACTTGGCTTGTTTAAGATGAAATTTCTTGGGCAAATCACTGATCGTATTCCAGTAAGAATGAAAGAAGGAAAACTGGGCTCCTTTTTATTAGGCGCAAGTTTTTCACTCGCATTTTGTCCAACGATGTTTGTACTGTTTTTTGTTTGGTTAATGCCTACCGTTGTCACTACTTCTTATGGTTTCGCACTACCAGCAGTTTTTGGACTCGCGACTTCTATTCCTTTATTACTAATTTTTGCTTTACTAGAAGCTTTTGATACAAAACGAGCAATCATGAAGAATAGTAGAAATATAGGAAAACTTGTACAAAAAACAGCAGGTGTAATTCTTATAATTATTGGGTTATTTGATACGCTCACATATTGGGGAATATAG
- a CDS encoding ferredoxin, producing the protein MGVLSTSPTNMDHCIELCIKCARACEECLTACLQEPDAQARVHCIQKLIDCSKICLQLVSFLSRNSEFSKQYCQVCADICEACATHCEKFQDAHCQECAKICRECAEACRNMA; encoded by the coding sequence ATGGGGGTACTTTCAACATCACCTACAAACATGGATCATTGTATTGAATTATGTATTAAGTGTGCTAGAGCGTGTGAAGAGTGTCTTACTGCCTGCTTACAAGAACCAGATGCACAAGCGAGAGTTCATTGTATTCAAAAGCTAATTGATTGCTCAAAAATTTGTTTACAATTGGTAAGTTTCCTATCTAGAAATAGTGAATTTTCAAAACAATATTGCCAAGTTTGTGCTGATATTTGTGAAGCATGTGCTACTCATTGTGAAAAATTCCAAGATGCTCATTGCCAAGAATGTGCTAAAATTTGTCGCGAGTGTGCAGAAGCATGTAGAAATATGGCTTAA
- the lgt_1 gene encoding prolipoprotein diacylglyceryl transferase: MDNIQQLDRVAFEIGSITIYWYGIIIVLGMVLGWLLATRESKKLGLPKDIFSDLLFWAIPISIISARIYYVLFKWEYYFQNPSKMFAIWEGGIAIHGALIGGVITSVIFAKKKGVSFWKLADIAAPSIILGQAIGRWGNFMNQEAHGGEVTRSFLEDLNLPEFIINQMYIDGIYYHPTFLYESVWNIVGFIFLVILRRFNPKRGELFLSYVIWYSIGRFFVEGFRTDSLMLTDSLRIAQILSLILIGIAITFIWYRRKYGNSSLRYSDKKE, translated from the coding sequence TTGGATAACATACAACAATTAGATAGAGTAGCATTTGAGATAGGATCAATAACTATTTACTGGTACGGCATTATTATCGTTTTAGGAATGGTTTTAGGATGGTTATTGGCAACAAGAGAATCTAAGAAATTGGGTCTACCAAAAGATATTTTTTCTGATTTATTATTTTGGGCGATCCCAATATCTATTATTAGTGCGAGAATTTATTACGTTTTATTTAAATGGGAGTATTACTTTCAAAACCCAAGTAAGATGTTTGCAATTTGGGAAGGCGGTATAGCCATACATGGAGCTTTAATAGGTGGCGTTATCACTTCAGTTATCTTCGCTAAGAAAAAAGGAGTATCTTTTTGGAAATTAGCCGATATTGCTGCACCAAGTATTATTCTTGGTCAAGCAATTGGACGATGGGGAAACTTTATGAATCAGGAAGCACATGGGGGGGAAGTGACACGGTCATTTTTGGAAGATCTAAATCTTCCTGAGTTTATTATTAATCAGATGTATATAGATGGTATCTATTACCATCCAACATTCTTATATGAATCCGTCTGGAATATTGTAGGTTTTATATTCCTCGTAATTCTTAGAAGGTTTAACCCCAAAAGAGGAGAACTATTCTTATCTTACGTAATATGGTATTCAATAGGCCGATTTTTTGTAGAAGGTTTTAGAACAGATAGTTTGATGCTAACAGATTCACTACGAATTGCTCAAATACTTTCTTTAATACTAATAGGAATAGCTATAACTTTTATATGGTATAGACGAAAATATGGTAATTCCTCTTTAAGATATTCAGATAAAAAGGAGTAA
- a CDS encoding heavy metal translocating P-type ATPase, whose product MRNDNGDGKQNHKHHHSNPSEHEHHNKSEHVHGGHKGHIAHDHSKHPGHEHHNHDVHDHSKHSEHQNHSHGGHDHEGGHDKHHGHSIGEFKKRFWISLVLTIPISYLSMMVQMLFGYEVNFPGDTFLLFLLSTIVFFYGGKPFLLGAWSEIKDKAPGMMLLISLAIVTAYVYSTLTAFFIEGSDFYFELATLIVIMLLGHWIEMKSIMGASKALEELIKLMPKEAHKIDSSGNIIDVSVEDLKPGNQILVKPGEKIPLDGKIFEGHSTVDESMLTGESVPVEKTMGMEAIGGSINGEGILKINVSKTGSETYLAQVIQLVSDAEKTKSKAQGFADTAAKWLFYVAIVAGIITLAYWWSTGDFDTALERMVTVLIIACPHALGLATPLVTSRSTSIAAKNGLLIRNRTSFESAFRINRIVFDKTGTLTEGNFGVTNIHPTVGISEEELLKLAYSVETQSEHPIAKGIVKEGKKRDLELYKVSNYQNLTGKGLVAKINDSEIAIVSPGVLRENNISFDIETYEKLAQQGKTVIFVLKDNALQGMIALADIIRESSYKVIKELNNLGIETVMMTGDNSRVAHYVGEKLGMTKVIAEVLPHEKSNNVRELKEGGKKVAMVGDGVNDAPALAEADLGIAIGAGTDVAIETADVVLVNSNPVDILSTLKLSRASRIKMIQNLIWAAGYNIIAIPLAAGVLISAGIVITPAIGAAVMSLSTIICAINAQLLRID is encoded by the coding sequence ATGAGAAACGATAATGGAGATGGTAAACAAAATCATAAACATCACCATTCAAATCCAAGTGAACATGAACATCACAATAAAAGTGAGCATGTCCATGGTGGGCATAAGGGACATATTGCACATGATCATAGTAAACATCCAGGGCATGAACATCATAACCACGATGTACATGATCACAGCAAACATTCGGAACACCAAAATCACAGCCATGGTGGACATGATCATGAAGGAGGACATGACAAACATCATGGCCACTCGATAGGAGAATTTAAGAAACGTTTTTGGATCTCATTAGTTCTAACAATACCTATTTCATACTTATCCATGATGGTTCAAATGCTATTTGGGTATGAAGTCAACTTTCCAGGAGATACATTTTTATTATTCTTACTTTCTACAATAGTTTTTTTCTATGGAGGAAAGCCTTTTTTACTCGGTGCATGGAGTGAAATAAAAGACAAAGCACCTGGTATGATGTTGCTGATTTCGCTAGCAATTGTCACTGCTTACGTATATAGCACTTTAACAGCATTCTTTATTGAAGGTAGTGACTTTTACTTTGAGTTAGCTACTTTGATTGTTATTATGCTACTAGGTCACTGGATTGAAATGAAATCTATAATGGGAGCTTCAAAAGCATTAGAAGAGCTAATAAAATTAATGCCTAAAGAAGCACACAAAATAGATTCATCAGGAAATATTATTGATGTTTCTGTAGAGGATTTAAAACCAGGTAATCAAATCCTTGTTAAACCTGGAGAAAAAATTCCGCTTGATGGAAAAATATTCGAAGGTCATTCAACAGTTGATGAATCAATGTTGACTGGGGAATCAGTTCCTGTAGAAAAAACTATGGGAATGGAAGCTATTGGTGGGTCCATTAATGGTGAAGGTATTCTAAAAATAAACGTTAGTAAAACAGGTAGTGAAACATATCTTGCTCAAGTTATCCAATTAGTAAGTGACGCAGAAAAAACGAAATCTAAAGCACAAGGATTCGCTGACACTGCTGCAAAATGGTTATTCTATGTTGCGATTGTTGCAGGTATTATCACACTCGCATATTGGTGGTCAACTGGTGACTTTGATACTGCTTTAGAGCGAATGGTGACCGTATTAATTATTGCTTGTCCTCATGCATTAGGTTTAGCTACTCCACTAGTAACATCTAGATCAACATCTATTGCTGCAAAAAACGGCTTGTTAATCCGTAATCGTACCTCTTTTGAAAGTGCTTTTAGAATCAATCGTATTGTATTTGATAAAACTGGTACATTAACTGAAGGTAATTTTGGTGTTACAAATATACATCCAACTGTAGGTATCAGTGAAGAGGAACTATTAAAACTAGCGTACTCAGTCGAAACGCAATCTGAACACCCGATTGCAAAAGGTATTGTAAAAGAAGGTAAGAAACGAGATTTAGAACTATATAAAGTATCCAATTATCAAAACCTAACTGGTAAAGGACTTGTTGCGAAAATTAATGATTCTGAAATTGCCATTGTTAGTCCGGGCGTATTAAGAGAAAATAATATTTCCTTTGATATAGAAACTTATGAAAAACTTGCACAACAAGGGAAAACAGTTATTTTCGTATTAAAGGATAATGCGCTTCAGGGAATGATTGCATTAGCAGATATTATTCGAGAATCATCTTATAAGGTTATAAAAGAATTAAATAATCTTGGAATTGAAACTGTCATGATGACTGGTGATAATAGTCGCGTAGCGCATTATGTAGGTGAAAAGCTTGGAATGACAAAGGTGATTGCTGAAGTATTACCACATGAAAAATCAAATAATGTGAGAGAATTAAAAGAGGGTGGCAAAAAAGTTGCGATGGTTGGAGACGGTGTAAATGATGCACCAGCTTTAGCTGAAGCTGATTTAGGTATTGCTATTGGAGCGGGAACAGATGTTGCAATTGAAACTGCAGATGTTGTCCTAGTTAATAGTAACCCAGTAGATATTTTAAGCACTTTAAAACTTTCTAGGGCAAGTCGGATAAAAATGATTCAGAACTTAATTTGGGCTGCAGGATATAATATTATTGCTATCCCACTAGCAGCAGGGGTTCTTATTAGTGCAGGTATTGTGATCACACCGGCAATTGGGGCTGCGGTTATGTCATTAAGTACTATAATCTGTGCGATTAATGCTCAACTATTGAGAATTGACTAA